TCACGGATAACAGAAATAGGCGCCTTTATCCGGAGAACCTCGATCGATGAACTGCCTCAGTTTATAAACGTACTGCAGGGCACAATGTCACTGGTAGGTCCACGGCCTCATGCGGTAGCACATAACGATTATTACTCCGACAAAGTAAATGCCTATCTTTCACGTCATCGCATTAAACCAGGTATTACAGGCTTAGCTCAGATTAGTGGATTCAGAGGTGAAACGGAAACCCTAGATAAAATGGAAAAACGGGTTGAGTATGATTTGGCGTATATCAATAATTGGTCGTTGAGTCTGGATTTGAAAATTTTGATTAAAACTCCAATATCGCTTTTAGCTAAAGATATTTATTGATTTTAGTGAGATTGGTAAGTCAATAGTCAGATATTGTATGTTCATTTTAAAGAGTATAAATAATTTAAAGTCATAGTATTTGGTATTGGCTATGTTGATCTAGCGCAGAATACAGAATGTACTGGTTAAGGTGATAGTGTCTTTCGTATAAATTTAGACGCCAATTTTTTAGATATACACCTTAGCTTAAGGTTTTTTAAAAATAGAATTAAAATTCTAGGAAAGAAATGTGGATATTTCTAAAGTATTAACCACGAATGTTGGTGGGATTAAAACAGCGTGTTTGAATCGAAAAGAACTCGCACAGGTTATTGGGGAATACTGCGCTACTAACAAAGAACGAGAACCTTTTACACCGATCTTGATTTTTAGTAATAACGGCCATGCAATATCTATAGCTAATAGAAGCGAAGAGTCAATGAACTTGCTAAAAGCTGCTGATTTAATTCATGCTGATGGTCAAAGCGTAGTCACCTTTTCAGGGTGGACTCAAGGTCCTTCTATTAAAGAGCGAAGCGCAACAACGGATATGATCCACGATCTGCCGAATTTCTATAACAGCGAGCTGAAGCACTTCTTACTTGGTGGTAAGGAAGAGATTGTAAATAATGCCGCAGCTATTATGCAGGAACGCTATACAAACTTTAAGGTTGCCGGCACTTATCATGGATACTTCTCTGGCGAAGATGAGCAGAGAATCTGCGCGCTGATAAATGAATCGGGTGCGGATGTTCTCTGGGTAGGTTTGGGTAAGCCTAAAGAGCAGGAGTTCTGTATCCGTAACCGGAAAAACCTCAAGGTGTCGGTAATTATTACATGTGGAGGTTGTTATAATTACATCACCGGAGACTATTCGAGAGCGCCTCGTTGGGTGCAAGAAATAGGTCTTGAATGGCTTCACCGAATGTCCACGAACCCTACAAAGCTACTTTACCGTTACCTGACGACAAACCCTCATGCTATCTATTGTGTTCTGAAACACAGGTTTTCGAAGGAAAGGGGCTAAGTATGTCTGAAAAGATTATAAACCAAGAGCATGTCGCGGTTTTTATGCATGACTTCCGCGGTGGCGGTGCAGAGCGGGTTTCCATCTCGCTTTGTAATGAACTGGTCAGGCACGACGTAAAGACCACAATTATTGTAGTTAACAACAAAGGGGAGATGGCTAGACAGATTAGCGAAACTGTCAATATTATTGAGCTCAAATCCATGCGCATGGCTACGTCTTTCTGGGAACTGAAGAATGTTGTTAAAAAAATAAAGCCAGATAAGGTCATATCTCATATGACTCACGCGAATGTGACTGCATGTATTGCTAGTCTGTTGGGTGGCTTCAGAGAGAAGTTGTTTATCGTTGAACACAATCAAATGCAGAGAAATTATGAGGTTGTTAGGAAGCGTAGCGTTAAGCTTGCATATCTGCTCGCCAAAGTCATTTATAAAGCACCCAAGAAGATTATTGCGGTTTCAGAAGGGGTGAAAGACAGTGTCTGTGAATATACGTCTGCCAAACGGGAAGATGTGGCGGTTGTCTATAATCCTGTGGTGACAAATAGAATATTAAACCATGTAGTTTCAGAAAAAATTGAGCTTCACCCTTATTTTAATGATGATGTACCGGTTTTTGTTATGGTCGGTAGTCTGACCATACAAAAGAACTATTCTCTTTTTCTGCAGGCTTTCAAAATGTTTATTTGTAAACAGGATGCCAGAGCCGTTATTTTAGGTGAGGGAGAAGAACGGCAAAAACTGGAAGCGCAGAAAGAGCTCCTTGATCTGAGGGGTAAAGTAGATTTTGTCGGCTTTGTTGATAACCCCTATGATTATATTGCAAATGCTGATGCATTTGTTATGAGCTCATCTTGGGAAGGTCTGCCAACAGTATTGATAGAAGCGCTTGCGCTGGGAACTGTCGTTGTATCTACAGATTGTAAGAGCGGCCCCAGAGAAATACTTGATTCAGGTAAGTATGGCTATCTAGTGGACGTAGACGATGTGAATGCTTTGAGTGAAACAATGTTTGATGCACTGAATAACGCTAACTTTGATATTAAGGCAAGGAGTATGACCTTTACTGCTGAAGCGTCAGTGAAAGGCTACTTTAATGTTATACGAGAAGGCGCATGAAAGTTCTTGGTGTCGTAACTCATAACAATATGGGGGGCGCCCAAAAAGCAATGGCCAAACTGCAGGCTCATGTAAAAGAGGCAGACTTCACGATTGTTTATCTTTACGGGATAGGGGAAGAAGGCGGCATGATCAATGGGGACGTTTTGGTTGGTTCGAAGAAGTCCTTAATAGTGAAACATCTGCTCATAGTCTTAAGGCTATTCGGTTATATCAGGAAAGAAAAGCCTGATGTTGTGATTTCGTTTCTGCCGTTGGCCAATGTTTTGGTGCCTCTAGTGGCGATGTTGTTGGGTGTAAGGGTAAGGGCAATATCCCACCGCAATCCGGTTTGGACCTATAATTGGGTATTGCGCTGGCTGGATCGTCTTTGGGGTTGTTGGGGAATTTTCACCCACGTAATTGCCAACTCTGAAGCAGTGAAGAGTTCAGTGAACCATTATTCCTGCCGATACCGGAGAAAGTTGGTAGTGATCTATAACGGTATATCGAACGTAAACGGGGCTGATGATATTGATCATGTGCTGGATAAATACGGTATCTCCGATAAGAAGTATGTAGCTGCAATCGGACGGCTAAGCCAGCAGAAAAGATTTGACGTTTTGATCAGCGCCCTGGCAGAAGTTAAAGGTGTAAGTCTGGTTATCGCTGGGCATGGCGAGCTTTATGAAGAGCTCAGTATGCTTGCAAAATCAGAGGGTGTTGACGATCGTGTTTACTTCCTTGGGGCTCTACCGCACGATGATGTCATAGCGATCATGCGAGGAGCTGAATTGTACCTGCAGCCAAGCGAGTTCGAGGGGCAGAGTAATTCGTTACTCGAAGCTATTAGTATTGGCTCTGTGGTTGTTTCCAGCAATATAGATCCCCAAATAGAAGTACTTTGCGCCTATGATAGTGAGGCTGGGGTTATTGTTGAATCATGGGACCCGAGTGCATGGGCTGAATCGATAAATAATGTTTTGGCCATTCCCTACGAGCGGGATCGTTTACATAGAAATGCATTAGAACGCTCTAAAGATTTCTCTGTTGAAAAAATGGCGTCTTCCTACTTGGGGGTATTCAAGGATGCTCTCGCAGAATAAACATGCAGATTATGGGAAGGAATTGTTCAGAGTTGATCGGGGTTTTTACCTGATTGCTTTTATATTTTTTGTTGTATCTGGTGGAGCTCTTCTTTTTTTCTCCAAACTTTCCGGCGTGAGTGGAAGAGGGGGGGGGAATGTGTTATTTCAATTGATATCTCTTACTATTTACGGGGTATGTTTTTATTTAGTGATTCGAAATCATGCTAAATCTGCACTCTTTATAGTTTTTCAGTCGTGGCCTTTAGTGCTGTTATTGGTGTTGTGCTTTTTTAGTTTCTTGTGGTCTGTTGAAGCGTCGACCAGCATAAGGCGCTCGATCGCACTTGTTTTAAGTTTTCTGTTTTGTCTTTATGTTGTTTGCAGGTATCAACAAAGCCATATAATTTACATGATATGGTTTGTCTGCGTACTGATTGCTGGATTTGGATTTGTGGCTGTTGCTCTGCCTGGCTGGGGAATTGATCCTAATAATTATTCTTATAGCATGGCTTGGCGTGGATTGTCCGGTCATAAGAATGACTTTGGCCGCTATATGGCGTTGGGGTTGATTACATCTATTTATCTTATGTTTTTCAGCAATTTTAGAAAAATTATTTTTGCAATGATGTCTGCAGTATTTTTTGCATTTCTAATTTTAAGTCAAGCTAAAACTCCCCTCGCTTCAGCTTTGCTTGTGCTCTGTCTATATCCGGCTATCCGGTTTTATGTCGTAGGTAATTTCATAGAGAAAAATAGAGCTATATTTGGCACTTATTCCCGGATGGTTATCTTAACTGTCTGTACCGCGTTAGTTATAACCTGTGGTTATTTGGTTGTTGAATACATGATTCTTGCGTTGGGTAAAGACTTGACACTTACAGGGAGAACAACGATATGGAGTTACGCATTAATGATTGGAGAAGACCGGCAGTGGTTAGGTGCGGGTTATAGAACATTCTGGGGTGAGACGTTGACTGGAGATTTCGACTATTATAATCCGTATTGGGTAACGGTAGAGTCATTTAGAAATGGGCATAATGGATTGATCGATGTTTACCTTGAGCTGGGTTATATGGGTTTCTTTCTTTTTCTTTTGTTTTTAGCTGTGTTCTTCAAAAAGCTATTTCTGACTGGAAAAAGTTGCACCATACTTAGGCGCGAGTATATATATTTTATGTCTATCTTTATGTTTTACTTG
The genomic region above belongs to Amphritea japonica ATCC BAA-1530 and contains:
- a CDS encoding WecB/TagA/CpsF family glycosyltransferase, whose product is MDISKVLTTNVGGIKTACLNRKELAQVIGEYCATNKEREPFTPILIFSNNGHAISIANRSEESMNLLKAADLIHADGQSVVTFSGWTQGPSIKERSATTDMIHDLPNFYNSELKHFLLGGKEEIVNNAAAIMQERYTNFKVAGTYHGYFSGEDEQRICALINESGADVLWVGLGKPKEQEFCIRNRKNLKVSVIITCGGCYNYITGDYSRAPRWVQEIGLEWLHRMSTNPTKLLYRYLTTNPHAIYCVLKHRFSKERG
- a CDS encoding O-antigen ligase family protein; translated protein: MKKWRLPTWGYSRMLSQNKHADYGKELFRVDRGFYLIAFIFFVVSGGALLFFSKLSGVSGRGGGNVLFQLISLTIYGVCFYLVIRNHAKSALFIVFQSWPLVLLLVLCFFSFLWSVEASTSIRRSIALVLSFLFCLYVVCRYQQSHIIYMIWFVCVLIAGFGFVAVALPGWGIDPNNYSYSMAWRGLSGHKNDFGRYMALGLITSIYLMFFSNFRKIIFAMMSAVFFAFLILSQAKTPLASALLVLCLYPAIRFYVVGNFIEKNRAIFGTYSRMVILTVCTALVITCGYLVVEYMILALGKDLTLTGRTTIWSYALMIGEDRQWLGAGYRTFWGETLTGDFDYYNPYWVTVESFRNGHNGLIDVYLELGYMGFFLFLLFLAVFFKKLFLTGKSCTILRREYIYFMSIFMFYLIYSVTEQVTLKQSEFLWMILMMFFLCISKNFKLRRLRGEGVLKI
- a CDS encoding glycosyltransferase → MSEKIINQEHVAVFMHDFRGGGAERVSISLCNELVRHDVKTTIIVVNNKGEMARQISETVNIIELKSMRMATSFWELKNVVKKIKPDKVISHMTHANVTACIASLLGGFREKLFIVEHNQMQRNYEVVRKRSVKLAYLLAKVIYKAPKKIIAVSEGVKDSVCEYTSAKREDVAVVYNPVVTNRILNHVVSEKIELHPYFNDDVPVFVMVGSLTIQKNYSLFLQAFKMFICKQDARAVILGEGEERQKLEAQKELLDLRGKVDFVGFVDNPYDYIANADAFVMSSSWEGLPTVLIEALALGTVVVSTDCKSGPREILDSGKYGYLVDVDDVNALSETMFDALNNANFDIKARSMTFTAEASVKGYFNVIREGA
- a CDS encoding glycosyltransferase, with the protein product MKVLGVVTHNNMGGAQKAMAKLQAHVKEADFTIVYLYGIGEEGGMINGDVLVGSKKSLIVKHLLIVLRLFGYIRKEKPDVVISFLPLANVLVPLVAMLLGVRVRAISHRNPVWTYNWVLRWLDRLWGCWGIFTHVIANSEAVKSSVNHYSCRYRRKLVVIYNGISNVNGADDIDHVLDKYGISDKKYVAAIGRLSQQKRFDVLISALAEVKGVSLVIAGHGELYEELSMLAKSEGVDDRVYFLGALPHDDVIAIMRGAELYLQPSEFEGQSNSLLEAISIGSVVVSSNIDPQIEVLCAYDSEAGVIVESWDPSAWAESINNVLAIPYERDRLHRNALERSKDFSVEKMASSYLGVFKDALAE